The DNA segment GCTCAGGAAAATGCCTGTTAGTCCCTGCAAACTCCCAGCCTCTTGGATCATTGTTTCCGTATAAGCCCCAGAGCCATATATTTGTATTGTTGAGAAAGTAATACCTTCCCAGAATTCCCCACACACCATCAGTAAGTTTTAGCGGATCGCGTGGGTCAACTTCATCGAACCACATAAGGGGGCGCATCAGTGAGGCTGAACCGAAATTTAATTTCTGAAGGCCGGCACGCAGTTCAAATTGTTGTGTTGAATACCGTACCCACGCCCTGTATGGTTTCAATTGTCCTGAAGTATACAGCGAGTCGAATGGATGAATACCTGCACTACCGTTTATATTAAGTGATGCCTCAAAGTCAATTTTATGATTGTTCTTCAGTGCTATTTCATAATTCATTTGTGGGATATACCTGGCACCTGTGTATACTGGCAGTTCATTACTCCCGTTATATAGTAACCATGCGGAGACCTGCCCTTTAAAGCTCAGACTGTCCTGCGCAAGTGAGTTAAAAGCTAACGACCTTAGTAAAAAAATTAATATAAGGGATGCAGTTTTTTGCATTTTATCTATCAGCCGGGGATATACCATAAACAAACATATTTGCCAGCTCCATTATAAGCTCCTGAGGTGAATTAAAAAGTTTAAGTACCTCAGTATCTGTTAGTAATGGCGTTGCCTTTTGCATGAAACGGAACATGAATTCCACGTTCATATCAGCTCTTATCCAGCCCTCTTTCTGTCCTGATTTAAAGATCTCAAGAGTTTCCTTCCATAAAATACTTGTTTTTGCTTCAATATGCGGTGTGAGACCAAGTTCCGGGTTATTATAAAAGTCATTCAAAAATTCACTGCTTATGCTATCTGTCCCTTCAAATTTCAACTGAAGGATCTTCTTCATCTTAATGGAGGGTGTAGAGTTCTCTGTAAATATCTCCCTGAATCTTAACAGACCTTCATCTGCCACCTTATCAAAAACTGCTCTGGCCACTTCAAGTTTATTCGGAAAGTACTTATAAAAGGTCATTTTACTTGTTTTAGCTTCCTTGCATATCTCGTCAATTGTAACCCGCCGGAAACCATATTTCCAGAATAACACTTTAGCTGCACTGATTATTGCTGAGTATTTTATGCTTTTAACCTGTTTCGCCATTTTATGCAAAAAAATAAGTATACGAAAATAAAACAAATATACGAAAAAAGTATAATATACTAATAATAGTAATATTTATTTATTGCTTTAAAAAAAAGGGACATGCAGCAGCATATCCCTTATATAAGGTAGATGAAAAAGTTATGTTATTTCAAAAAGATATAAGCAGGTCTTCAAGCAGCTCACTGCCAAGAACTCCTTTGGCTATCTCCCTCACTTCTCCGGTCATACGGATATTAAAGTCCTTATCAATTTCAATTTTAAGGGTTCCTCCCTGCATATGCATAGTAAGATCACCTTTAATAAGGCCTTTTTTAACAAGCACAGATGATGCTGCACACGATGAGCTGCCTGATGCCAGGGTAAACCCTGCACCTCTTTCCCAGATAAGGATCTGGGCATCGTGATCAGATAACACCTTTGCAAATTGCACATTGATCCGATTTGGAAACATGGAATGATTTTCAAGTAACGGACCATATTTTCTTATTTCCATCTCGTCGAGAACATCTTTTATAACAACACAATGAGGATTCCCAACCGAAACACAATTCACTTCATATTCCTTGTCCCCGGCCATAATTTTTTGTCCTAGAAATTCAGGATGATCTGAGTTAACAGGGATTTCACGCGATGTAAACTTTGCCTTCCCCATATCGACACGGATAAGCATTGCTTTACCGGCTTTTTCTTCAATTATATCTGCATAAACTATATCAGTCAAAGTCTCTACAGAGAATTTACGTTTTGTTGCAAACCCATAATCATATAAATACTTGCAAAAAATGCGTAATCCGTTACCGCTCTTTTCAGCTTCAGAACCATCGGGATTGTAAACCCTGAAGCCAAAATCAGCTTTTGATGAAGGTACTTTCATCACAATACCG comes from the Bacteroidales bacterium genome and includes:
- a CDS encoding diaminopimelate epimerase — encoded protein: MERNSFVKMHGLGNEYIVLDSSNIDFQLTKQAIIRLCNIHFGIGSDGIVMKVPSSKADFGFRVYNPDGSEAEKSGNGLRIFCKYLYDYGFATKRKFSVETLTDIVYADIIEEKAGKAMLIRVDMGKAKFTSREIPVNSDHPEFLGQKIMAGDKEYEVNCVSVGNPHCVVIKDVLDEMEIRKYGPLLENHSMFPNRINVQFAKVLSDHDAQILIWERGAGFTLASGSSSCAASSVLVKKGLIKGDLTMHMQGGTLKIEIDKDFNIRMTGEVREIAKGVLGSELLEDLLISF
- a CDS encoding TetR/AcrR family transcriptional regulator, with translation MAKQVKSIKYSAIISAAKVLFWKYGFRRVTIDEICKEAKTSKMTFYKYFPNKLEVARAVFDKVADEGLLRFREIFTENSTPSIKMKKILQLKFEGTDSISSEFLNDFYNNPELGLTPHIEAKTSILWKETLEIFKSGQKEGWIRADMNVEFMFRFMQKATPLLTDTEVLKLFNSPQELIMELANMFVYGISPADR